A window of the Amycolatopsis solani genome harbors these coding sequences:
- a CDS encoding effector-associated domain 2-containing protein, whose protein sequence is MHSYAAALHRTIMAVDIAGYNNPSRTLAHLREVHGGLWRILRTTFAETGIPWDACYVENTGDGAMFLLPPDVAKADLVAQFPARMRDELRRHNHVHAEGAQIRLRLALHAGEVAEGSHGRVSKAASFTFRILDAPEAKAAQKEAKADLVLITSDLLYQDVVREDAAADPEAFRRIPVKVKPEENAAWAWLRVFGVVNGVTVSAPGDPKHEGFPALIDALLAVPCVRKAESRRLLLEMFPRREIADAVPYHAEDRLHVIALARTCERYAGGMADLLAAIRLLDPGSPQVEKVASLVAAGAGRPVG, encoded by the coding sequence GTGCATTCCTATGCGGCCGCGCTGCACCGGACGATCATGGCCGTCGACATCGCGGGCTACAACAACCCGAGCCGCACCCTGGCCCACCTGCGAGAAGTCCACGGAGGTCTGTGGCGGATCCTGCGCACGACGTTCGCCGAAACGGGCATCCCGTGGGACGCCTGCTACGTGGAGAACACCGGCGACGGCGCGATGTTCCTGCTGCCACCGGACGTCGCGAAGGCGGACCTGGTCGCCCAGTTCCCCGCCCGCATGCGCGACGAGCTGCGCCGTCACAACCACGTGCACGCGGAGGGAGCACAGATCCGCCTCCGCCTGGCCCTCCACGCGGGCGAAGTGGCGGAGGGCAGCCACGGACGCGTCAGCAAGGCGGCGAGCTTCACCTTCCGCATCCTCGACGCCCCGGAAGCGAAGGCGGCGCAGAAAGAGGCGAAGGCCGATCTCGTGCTGATCACTTCGGACCTGCTGTACCAGGACGTGGTCCGCGAAGACGCGGCCGCCGACCCGGAGGCGTTCCGGCGCATCCCGGTGAAGGTGAAGCCGGAGGAGAACGCCGCCTGGGCGTGGCTGCGCGTGTTCGGCGTGGTGAACGGGGTGACCGTTTCGGCGCCGGGGGATCCGAAGCACGAGGGATTCCCGGCGTTGATCGACGCGTTGCTCGCGGTGCCTTGTGTGCGCAAGGCGGAAAGCCGCCGGTTGTTGCTGGAAATGTTCCCCCGGCGGGAAATCGCCGACGCCGTTCCTTACCACGCCGAGGACCGTCTGCACGTCATCGCGCTCGCCCGGACGTGCGAGCGGTACGCGGGCGGAATGGCCGATCTCCTCGCCGCCATCCGGCTGCTCGACCCGGGATCGCCGCAGGTGGAAAAGGTGGCGTCGCTGGTGGCGGCGGGGGCGGGGCGGCCGGTGGGCTGA
- a CDS encoding low temperature requirement protein A, which translates to MPTRRLHLVSADEDHRVSTIELFFDLVFVYAITQTTQLMADHLSPLGVGQGLAMLAVLWWCWCSYAWLGTTIHVDHGIARLAMFGAMAVMFLVSLTIPEAFVDFPGGLYAPLLFVACYALVRLLHLVAYLGAAKHDPGLRKVLLRMFVGLLPSVGLLAVGTALSGLWQLGLWVAALLADYLNVYLAGPDGWRLNVPAHFAERFGLIVIIALGESIVAIGIGIGSLPMSWLVAGAAVCGLALAAGMWWTYFDVVARVSEHRLTQATGTERTKLATDSYTFLHLPLIAGIVLVALGLKKAFLYIADTEHHTPGEALHGVPIWTLTGGLGLYLIALSALRRRNLGSWNHQRLVVGVLLVAATPLLEHVPAAVLLLIVAAVVLGLIGFERLRFAEWRRQVHAEHSQ; encoded by the coding sequence GTGCCCACGAGACGCCTGCACCTGGTGAGCGCGGATGAGGACCACCGCGTTTCCACCATCGAGCTCTTCTTCGACCTGGTCTTCGTCTACGCCATCACCCAGACCACCCAGCTGATGGCCGACCACCTGAGCCCCCTCGGGGTCGGGCAGGGGCTGGCCATGCTCGCCGTCCTGTGGTGGTGCTGGTGCTCCTACGCCTGGCTCGGGACGACCATCCACGTCGACCACGGGATCGCGCGGCTCGCCATGTTCGGGGCGATGGCCGTGATGTTCCTCGTTTCGCTGACCATCCCCGAGGCTTTCGTCGACTTCCCCGGTGGGCTGTACGCGCCTCTGCTCTTCGTCGCTTGCTACGCGCTCGTGCGGCTGCTGCACCTCGTCGCCTACCTCGGCGCGGCGAAGCACGACCCCGGGTTGCGCAAGGTCCTGCTGAGGATGTTCGTCGGCCTGCTGCCGTCCGTCGGGCTGCTCGCCGTCGGCACCGCGCTGAGCGGGCTCTGGCAGCTGGGGCTGTGGGTCGCCGCGCTGCTGGCCGACTACCTCAACGTCTACCTCGCCGGGCCCGACGGGTGGCGGCTGAACGTGCCCGCGCACTTCGCCGAACGGTTCGGGCTGATCGTGATCATCGCGCTCGGCGAGTCGATCGTCGCGATCGGCATCGGGATCGGGTCGCTGCCGATGTCGTGGCTGGTCGCCGGCGCGGCCGTGTGCGGGCTGGCGCTCGCCGCGGGGATGTGGTGGACCTACTTCGACGTCGTCGCGCGCGTGTCCGAGCATCGGCTCACCCAGGCCACCGGCACCGAACGGACGAAACTCGCGACGGACTCCTACACGTTCCTGCACCTGCCGCTGATCGCCGGGATCGTGCTCGTCGCACTCGGCCTGAAGAAGGCTTTCCTCTACATCGCCGACACCGAGCACCACACGCCCGGCGAAGCACTGCACGGGGTGCCGATCTGGACGCTGACCGGCGGGCTCGGGCTCTACCTGATCGCGCTGAGCGCGCTGCGCCGGCGCAACCTGGGCAGCTGGAACCACCAGCGGCTGGTCGTCGGCGTGCTGCTGGTCGCGGCGACGCCGTTGCTGGAGCACGTGCCCGCCGCGGTGCTGCTGCTGATCGTCGCCGCGGTCGTGCTCGGGCTCATCGGCTTCGAGCGGCTGCGGTTCGCCGAGTGGCGGCGGCAGGTGCACGCCGAGCACTCACAGTAG